Part of the Streptomyces sp. NBC_01460 genome, ACGATCTTGACGCCGTCGCGGTGCGCACCTGGTGCTCACTTGCCCTGGAAGCACTGGGCCGGGAGCGGGCGGCCATCGACGCCATCAACGTCTACCCCGTCGCCGACGGGGACACCGGCACCAACCTGTACCTCACCGTCGAGTCGGCGGCCGCCGCCGTCGAAGCGGTCTTCGCCGCCCACGAGACCGGCTCCACCGTGCCCGCCCCCGCCGACGCCGTACGGGCCATGGCCCACGGCGCGCTGATCGGCGCCCGGGGGAACTCCGGGACCATCCTGGCCCAGCTGCTCCGGGGCATGGCGAGCGTGCTCTCCGAGTCGGGTGACGCGGATCACCTGAGGGCCGCCCTCGCCGAGGCCGCCGCCGCGGCACGGCAGGCCGTCGCCCACCCCGTCGAGGGCACCGTGCTCACCGTCGCCACCGCCGCCGCCGAGGCGGCCGGGGCCACGGAGGGGGGCGCCGGCCTCAAGGAAGTGGTCGACGCGGCGTACGGCGGAGCCCGCACGGCCCTGGCCGCCACCCCCGGCCAGCTCGCCGTCCTCGGGCGCGCGGGCGTCGTGGACGCGGGAGGGCAGGGCCTGGTGACCGTGCTCGGAGCGCTGCTGGAAGCCGTGGGCGGCCGGGCGCAGGAGCGGGGCGTCCGGCCCGCGCCCGAGGCCGCGCCCCTGACGGGCGACTGCGCCGACGCGGGCCCGGACGGCGGCCCCGCCTTCGAGGTCATCTATCTGCTGGAGGCGCCCGACGACGCCGTGGCCCGGCTGCGGAGCCGGCTGGACGCCCTGGGGGACTCCCTGGTCGTGGTCGGCGGCGACGGGCTGTGGAACGTCCACGTCCACGTCGACGACGCCGGGGCGGCCGTCGAGGCCGGGGTCGAGGCCGGCCGGCCCTACCGGATCCGGATCACCCACTTCGCCGCCGACCGGGGCGCGGCCCACCGGGAGCCCGCCCAGCGCGCCGTCGTGGTGGTCGTTCCCGGCGACGGGCTCGCCGGCCTCTGCGCCGAGGCGGGGGCGACCACCGTGCTGGCCCGGCCCGGCGAGCCGCCCGCCAGCGGCGAGCTGGTCGACGCCATCCGCCGGGCCC contains:
- a CDS encoding DAK2 domain-containing protein; this encodes MPQSPDDLDAVAVRTWCSLALEALGRERAAIDAINVYPVADGDTGTNLYLTVESAAAAVEAVFAAHETGSTVPAPADAVRAMAHGALIGARGNSGTILAQLLRGMASVLSESGDADHLRAALAEAAAAARQAVAHPVEGTVLTVATAAAEAAGATEGGAGLKEVVDAAYGGARTALAATPGQLAVLGRAGVVDAGGQGLVTVLGALLEAVGGRAQERGVRPAPEAAPLTGDCADAGPDGGPAFEVIYLLEAPDDAVARLRSRLDALGDSLVVVGGDGLWNVHVHVDDAGAAVEAGVEAGRPYRIRITHFAADRGAAHREPAQRAVVVVVPGDGLAGLCAEAGATTVLARPGEPPASGELVDAIRRAHAREVVLLPNDAQLRHTAAAAAEQARTEGIRVALVPTRAAVQGIAALAVHEPDRTFDEDVVAMTSAAGATRYAELAVAERQSWTMAGICQAGDILGLIDGDVAVIGEDVPGTARTVLDRMLSAGGELVTLVLGEDVPDALADDLGAHIREGYLAVDTVVYRGGHQAAPLLIGVE